A region of Streptomyces deccanensis DNA encodes the following proteins:
- a CDS encoding biotin transporter BioY, producing MSTAAATSVRPGEVLADRLPFSGVRARDVALVVGGAALTGLAAQIAVPVPGSPVPVTGQTFAALLVGTTLGAGRGVAALALYALAGLAGVPWFANGTSGVGVSFGYILGMILAVAAVGALARRGGDRSTLRMAGTMLVGEAIIYAVGVPYLAATADISLSSAVALGLTPFLIGDAVKVVLAMGLLPTAWKLLKK from the coding sequence ATGAGCACCGCCGCCGCCACGTCAGTCCGCCCCGGCGAGGTCCTCGCCGACCGTCTGCCCTTCTCCGGCGTCCGCGCCCGCGATGTCGCGCTCGTGGTGGGCGGCGCCGCGCTCACCGGGCTCGCGGCCCAGATCGCCGTGCCCGTGCCGGGCTCGCCGGTCCCGGTCACCGGCCAGACCTTCGCGGCCCTGCTCGTCGGCACCACCCTCGGCGCGGGCCGGGGTGTCGCCGCCCTCGCGCTGTACGCGCTGGCCGGCCTGGCCGGCGTGCCGTGGTTCGCGAACGGCACGTCCGGCGTCGGCGTCTCCTTCGGCTACATCCTCGGCATGATCCTGGCGGTCGCCGCCGTGGGCGCCCTGGCCCGCCGGGGTGGCGACCGCTCCACGCTGCGGATGGCCGGCACGATGCTCGTCGGCGAGGCGATCATCTACGCCGTCGGCGTCCCGTACCTCGCCGCCACCGCCGACATCAGCCTCTCCTCCGCCGTCGCGCTCGGCCTCACCCCCTTCCTGATCGGCGACGCCGTCAAGGTCGTGCTGGCCATGGGGCTGCTGCCGACGGCATGGAAGCTGCTGAAGAAGTGA
- a CDS encoding ROK family protein, producing MPRAATAPTLHAPHPPTPASPGALRAAPPPASPSVAAGSPVPRAADSDRRRTSASVVLRSVLEHGPVARSIIARVTGLSPASVTDYCARFAGLGLLREAEPPRRSKGAGRPHVPLDLDDSRFVVGGVHVAVPYTTVALLDLRGRVLVERRLKHTSTEPGPVLARAADELRVLLDATPGCRALAVGFAAGGWVDRESGTVVEHPLLGWREVPVREVLGALTGLPVHVDGHARALVGAEQLFGRARGSRSVLHLFVGNMVDAAFATNDEVHHGPRSQAGSVAHLPLPGGTEPCDCGRVGCLQVELSERTLCRRAREAGVIDGANPTRVLAAAEAGDATAVRLLVERARMVGRAAELLLDVLNPETVVVTEIGVMARADCLAALHEAVGAGRAAAVGPTSFPDSVLATAGGAVALDVLFRDPLGSVERLEHASAGVG from the coding sequence ATGCCGCGTGCCGCGACAGCACCCACCCTTCACGCCCCCCATCCCCCAACTCCCGCTTCGCCGGGCGCCCTTCGGGCCGCTCCCCCGCCGGCGTCCCCGTCCGTCGCCGCCGGGTCTCCGGTACCGCGTGCCGCCGACAGTGACCGGCGGCGGACCAGTGCCAGCGTGGTCCTGCGGTCCGTGCTGGAGCACGGACCGGTGGCGCGCAGCATCATCGCCCGGGTGACGGGGCTGTCGCCGGCCTCGGTGACCGACTACTGCGCCCGGTTCGCCGGCCTCGGTCTCCTCCGGGAGGCCGAACCGCCCCGGCGCTCCAAGGGGGCGGGGCGTCCGCACGTTCCCCTCGACCTGGACGACTCGCGGTTCGTGGTGGGCGGGGTGCACGTGGCCGTCCCGTACACGACGGTCGCCCTGCTCGATCTGCGCGGACGGGTGCTCGTGGAGCGGCGGTTGAAGCACACGTCCACCGAACCGGGCCCGGTCCTGGCGCGGGCCGCCGACGAACTCCGGGTCCTGCTGGACGCGACGCCGGGCTGCCGGGCCCTGGCCGTCGGCTTCGCGGCCGGCGGCTGGGTGGACCGGGAGAGCGGGACCGTCGTCGAACATCCGCTGCTGGGCTGGCGCGAGGTGCCGGTGCGGGAGGTGCTCGGCGCCCTGACCGGGCTGCCGGTCCATGTGGACGGGCACGCACGGGCGTTGGTGGGAGCCGAGCAGTTGTTCGGGCGGGCGCGGGGCAGCCGGAGTGTGCTGCATCTGTTCGTCGGCAACATGGTCGACGCGGCGTTCGCGACCAACGACGAGGTGCACCACGGGCCGCGCTCGCAGGCCGGGTCGGTCGCCCATCTGCCGTTGCCCGGCGGCACCGAGCCGTGCGACTGCGGGCGGGTCGGCTGCCTCCAGGTCGAGTTGAGCGAGCGGACGCTGTGCCGGCGTGCCCGGGAGGCCGGGGTCATCGACGGGGCGAACCCGACGCGGGTGCTGGCCGCCGCCGAGGCCGGCGACGCCACGGCCGTACGGCTGCTGGTGGAGCGGGCCCGGATGGTGGGGCGGGCGGCGGAGCTGCTGCTCGACGTGCTGAACCCGGAGACCGTGGTCGTCACCGAGATCGGGGTGATGGCCCGGGCGGACTGTCTCGCCGCGTTGCACGAGGCGGTCGGGGCGGGCCGGGCGGCGGCCGTGGGGCCGACGAGCTTCCCCGACTCCGTGCTGGCGACGGCGGGCGGGGCGGTGGCCCTGGACGTGCTGTTCCGGGATCCGCTGGGGTCCGTGGAGCGTCTGGAGCACGCCTCGGCCGGGGTCGGTTAA
- a CDS encoding ABC transporter substrate-binding protein, translated as MPSSAAPGFDRRLFLTSLLGVTAAAAGLSGCADSSAATAATAADAPLPTKVPPGTSLKISSFQNQQELQLKLAKLDDLPFKVSSWANIGAGPDVINAFRSGSLDVANNAGIPPIQAYYQGYDAKIVAINITRKPNYLFATKPGSDITTVKDFRGKKLAFSQGQAQGVVLLRALKEAGLAYDDAELVPLTSNQFLTALQSGQVDVAPLANQQAPAYLQQYESKGARTIPTDVVDLLNLLWAPASVLGDSAKAAAVAAYIPYWAKGAVWQYENPDIWNEEFYVKTQNLTSAQAESISELANKPLFPPSWDEAIKWEQETADLLAEGGFVKKFDVGTLFDRRFEGIAAKAVTAEYRK; from the coding sequence ATGCCTTCTTCCGCCGCGCCCGGTTTCGACCGGCGACTCTTCCTCACCTCTCTGCTCGGCGTCACGGCCGCGGCGGCCGGGCTCAGCGGCTGCGCCGACAGCAGCGCGGCGACCGCCGCCACGGCGGCCGACGCGCCGCTGCCCACCAAGGTCCCGCCGGGTACGAGCCTGAAGATCTCCTCGTTCCAGAATCAACAGGAGTTGCAGCTCAAGCTCGCGAAACTCGACGATCTTCCGTTCAAGGTGAGCAGTTGGGCGAACATCGGCGCCGGTCCCGATGTCATCAACGCTTTCCGTTCGGGCTCGCTGGACGTCGCCAACAATGCGGGAATCCCGCCGATCCAGGCGTATTACCAGGGATACGACGCGAAGATCGTCGCGATCAACATCACCCGGAAGCCGAACTATCTCTTCGCCACCAAACCCGGCAGCGACATCACCACGGTGAAGGATTTCCGGGGCAAGAAGCTCGCCTTCTCCCAGGGGCAGGCGCAGGGCGTCGTCCTCCTGCGGGCGCTGAAGGAGGCGGGGCTCGCCTACGACGACGCCGAGTTGGTCCCGCTGACCAGCAACCAGTTCCTGACTGCCCTCCAGTCGGGCCAGGTGGACGTCGCGCCGCTCGCCAACCAGCAGGCGCCCGCCTATCTCCAGCAGTACGAGTCCAAGGGCGCCCGCACGATCCCCACCGACGTGGTGGACCTGCTCAACCTGCTGTGGGCGCCGGCCTCCGTGCTGGGCGACTCCGCGAAGGCCGCCGCCGTCGCCGCGTACATCCCGTACTGGGCGAAGGGCGCGGTCTGGCAGTACGAGAACCCCGACATCTGGAACGAGGAGTTCTACGTGAAGACCCAGAACCTGACGTCCGCCCAGGCCGAGTCGATCAGTGAGCTCGCCAACAAGCCGCTGTTCCCGCCGAGTTGGGACGAGGCCATCAAGTGGGAGCAGGAGACCGCCGATCTGCTGGCGGAGGGCGGCTTCGTGAAGAAGTTCGACGTCGGCACGCTCTTCGACCGGCGGTTCGAGGGGATCGCCGCGAAGGCCGTGACCGCGGAGTACCGGAAGTGA
- a CDS encoding ABC transporter permease has translation MSAVTTGAAADATAAETTAAGAVTDTTPAPDTTAVGAATVAVVEDETVQVRRRRRLSPGKRLPASRLVGPVLFLVLWAVASAAGQLDPAAIPAPWTVLETGVRLWTDGTLPTDIVTSLQRAGSGFAIGLTAGIVLALASGLSRTGEALIDGTVQLNRAIPTLGLIPLFILWLGIGETFKIAIIAIVVYIPIYLNTHAALAGIDSRFVELAEVQGLSRYQFVRQIVVPGALPGFFVGLRLGVTGSWLGLVVLEQINATNGLGYMMFQATNYGQSDVILVGLAVYGIFGLVSDSAVRLIERRVLSWRRTLSS, from the coding sequence GTGAGCGCCGTGACCACGGGCGCGGCCGCGGACGCGACCGCCGCCGAGACGACGGCGGCCGGCGCGGTGACCGACACGACGCCGGCGCCCGACACGACCGCCGTGGGCGCCGCGACCGTGGCGGTCGTGGAGGACGAGACCGTCCAGGTGCGCAGGCGTCGTCGGCTCTCCCCCGGTAAGCGGCTGCCCGCGTCCCGGCTGGTCGGGCCGGTGCTGTTCCTCGTCCTCTGGGCCGTCGCCTCCGCCGCCGGTCAGCTCGACCCGGCGGCGATCCCGGCGCCCTGGACGGTGTTGGAGACCGGGGTCCGGCTGTGGACCGACGGGACGCTGCCGACGGACATCGTGACCTCGTTGCAGCGGGCCGGGTCCGGGTTCGCGATCGGGCTGACCGCCGGGATCGTACTCGCCCTGGCCTCCGGGCTGAGCCGGACGGGCGAGGCGCTGATCGACGGGACCGTGCAGCTCAACCGGGCGATCCCGACGCTGGGTCTGATCCCGCTGTTCATCCTCTGGCTGGGCATCGGCGAGACCTTCAAGATCGCGATCATCGCCATCGTCGTCTACATCCCGATCTACCTCAACACCCATGCCGCGCTGGCCGGGATCGACAGCCGTTTCGTCGAACTCGCCGAGGTTCAGGGGCTGTCGCGGTACCAGTTCGTCCGGCAGATCGTCGTCCCCGGCGCGCTGCCCGGCTTCTTCGTGGGCCTGCGGCTCGGGGTGACCGGCTCCTGGCTGGGCCTGGTCGTGCTGGAGCAGATCAACGCCACCAACGGACTCGGCTACATGATGTTCCAGGCCACCAACTACGGCCAGAGCGACGTCATCCTCGTCGGCCTGGCCGTCTACGGGATCTTCGGTCTGGTCTCCGACAGCGCGGTCCGTCTCATCGAACGGAGGGTGCTGTCATGGCGACGCACACTGAGCAGCTGA
- a CDS encoding ABC transporter ATP-binding protein, giving the protein MATHTEQLTATATATATATATVDRPAVQLRELTRSFDGRKVLDGVDLDIPAGQFVALLGHSGSGKSTLLRAVAGLDHEVAGSGRLTAPTRVSVVFQDSRLLPWRRVLDNVLLGAEGRDAADKGRAALAEVGLGGRERAWPNELSGGEAQRAALARSLVREPELLLADEPFGALDALTRIRMHTLLRQLWERHRPSVLLVTHDVDEAIVLADRVLVLEQGRIGLDLTIDRPHPRSYRDPLLGEYRERLLAALGVTEDHQ; this is encoded by the coding sequence ATGGCGACGCACACTGAGCAGCTGACAGCCACAGCCACGGCCACGGCCACGGCCACGGCCACGGTCGACCGTCCCGCCGTACAACTGCGCGAGCTGACGCGGTCGTTCGACGGACGCAAGGTCCTCGACGGTGTCGACCTCGACATCCCCGCCGGGCAGTTCGTCGCCCTGCTCGGGCACAGCGGCTCCGGCAAGAGCACCCTGCTGCGGGCGGTCGCCGGGCTCGATCACGAGGTGGCGGGCAGCGGTCGGCTGACCGCGCCGACCAGGGTGTCGGTCGTCTTCCAGGACTCCCGGCTGCTGCCCTGGCGCCGCGTCCTCGACAACGTGCTGCTCGGCGCGGAGGGCAGGGACGCCGCCGACAAGGGCCGTGCGGCCCTTGCCGAGGTGGGTCTGGGGGGCCGTGAGCGCGCCTGGCCGAACGAGCTGTCCGGCGGTGAGGCCCAGCGCGCGGCACTGGCCCGCTCCCTCGTCCGTGAACCCGAACTGCTGCTGGCCGACGAGCCGTTCGGCGCGCTCGACGCGCTCACCCGGATCAGGATGCACACCCTGCTGCGGCAGTTGTGGGAGCGGCACCGGCCTTCCGTGCTGCTCGTCACCCACGACGTCGACGAGGCGATCGTGCTCGCCGACCGGGTCCTCGTGCTCGAACAGGGCCGCATCGGCCTCGACCTGACCATCGACCGCCCGCACCCGCGCTCGTACCGGGATCCCCTGCTGGGCGAGTACCGGGAGCGGCTGCTGGCCGCGCTCGGTGTGACGGAGGACCACCAGTGA
- a CDS encoding LLM class flavin-dependent oxidoreductase has product MPRRQLHLNAFLMNTGHHEASWRLPESDPYAHVELDHYVRLARIAERGTFDSLFLADGPQLWGSVGQRPAGALEPLTLLTALATATEHIGLIATASTSYNSPYNLARKFASLDILSGGRAGWNIVTTAGAEAARNFGLDAEPAHAQRYARAAEFLDVALKLWDSWEDDAIVADKETGVWGDDRKIHPPRHRGTYFSVEGPLNVPRSPQGYPLLVQAGSSEDGKAFAARYAEAVFTAQQTVEDARAFYADLKARTVAAGRDPEHIKVLPGIVPVLGSTEAEARAAEQVLEDHIVYTHGVGNLERLLQLPAGSLELDARLPADLPPESAIEGAKSRYTLIVELARRDRLTVRELIGRLGGGRGHLTFAGTPEQVADTIETWFTTGAADGFNIMPAVLPSGLDAFVEHVVPILRARGLLRTEYGPRRTLRDRYGLPRPANQHVGAAASSSAPTSASASAPALV; this is encoded by the coding sequence GTGCCGCGCCGACAGCTCCATCTCAACGCCTTCCTGATGAACACCGGGCACCACGAGGCCTCGTGGCGGCTGCCCGAGTCCGACCCGTACGCGCACGTCGAGCTGGACCACTACGTGCGCCTCGCCCGGATCGCGGAGCGCGGTACGTTCGACTCGCTGTTCCTGGCCGACGGGCCGCAGTTGTGGGGCAGCGTGGGCCAGCGTCCGGCGGGCGCCCTGGAGCCGCTCACCCTGCTGACCGCGCTGGCGACGGCCACCGAGCACATCGGTCTGATCGCCACCGCCTCCACCTCCTACAACTCCCCCTACAACCTGGCCCGCAAGTTCGCCTCGCTCGACATCCTGAGCGGCGGCCGGGCCGGCTGGAACATCGTCACCACCGCCGGCGCCGAGGCGGCCCGCAACTTCGGTCTGGACGCCGAGCCGGCACACGCCCAGCGGTACGCGCGGGCCGCCGAGTTCCTCGACGTGGCCCTGAAGCTCTGGGACAGCTGGGAGGACGACGCGATCGTCGCCGACAAGGAGACCGGCGTCTGGGGCGACGACAGGAAGATCCATCCGCCCCGGCACCGGGGGACGTACTTCAGCGTCGAGGGCCCGCTCAACGTGCCGCGCTCGCCGCAGGGTTACCCGCTGCTGGTGCAGGCGGGGTCCAGCGAGGACGGCAAGGCGTTCGCCGCGCGGTACGCGGAGGCCGTGTTCACCGCGCAGCAGACCGTCGAGGACGCGCGGGCGTTCTACGCCGACCTCAAGGCCCGTACGGTCGCGGCCGGCCGGGACCCCGAGCACATCAAGGTGCTGCCCGGGATCGTCCCCGTGCTCGGATCGACGGAGGCCGAGGCACGGGCCGCCGAGCAGGTCCTGGAGGACCACATCGTGTACACGCACGGCGTGGGCAATCTGGAGCGGCTGCTGCAACTGCCCGCCGGATCCCTGGAGTTGGATGCCCGGCTGCCCGCCGATCTGCCGCCGGAGAGCGCGATCGAGGGGGCCAAGAGCCGCTACACCCTCATCGTCGAGCTGGCCCGGCGCGACCGGCTCACCGTGCGGGAGCTGATCGGGCGGCTGGGCGGCGGGCGCGGGCACCTCACGTTCGCCGGGACGCCCGAGCAGGTCGCCGACACGATCGAGACCTGGTTCACGACAGGCGCCGCCGACGGCTTCAACATCATGCCCGCGGTGCTGCCCTCCGGCCTCGACGCCTTCGTCGAACACGTCGTCCCGATCCTGCGCGCCCGCGGTCTGCTGCGCACCGAATACGGGCCGCGCCGGACGCTGCGGGACCGCTACGGCCTGCCGCGTCCCGCGAACCAGCACGTGGGCGCGGCCGCGTCCTCGTCCGCCCCGACCTCCGCCTCTGCCTCTGCCCCCGCCCTCGTCTGA
- a CDS encoding TauD/TfdA dioxygenase family protein: protein MAIDIRKVTGNIGARVSGVDIARPLDQETVAELREALNVHKALVFDDVHLDDDSHQAFVRHFGDITTAHPTVAAVEGAANVLPVDSERGRANHWHTDVTFVLNPPQATTLRSITIPPYGGETLIANAAAAYRDLPEPLRRLADGLWAEHTNDYDYAVPDEEIDAEKAEQRARFTSITYRTAHPVVRVHPLTGERGLFIGGFAQRIVGLSLGESRKVLDLLQSYVTRPENVLRHRWSENQLVVFDNRITQHYAIDNYDGLPRRLHRVTVAGDVPVGIEGKESYSIEGDASHYTSVATREEATPVAA, encoded by the coding sequence ATGGCCATCGACATCCGCAAGGTCACCGGGAACATCGGCGCCCGAGTCTCCGGCGTCGACATCGCCCGGCCCCTCGACCAGGAGACGGTCGCGGAGCTGCGCGAGGCGCTCAACGTCCACAAGGCGCTCGTCTTCGACGACGTGCACCTCGACGACGACAGCCATCAGGCCTTCGTCCGGCACTTCGGCGACATCACCACCGCCCATCCGACGGTGGCCGCCGTCGAGGGCGCCGCGAACGTCCTGCCCGTGGACAGCGAGCGGGGCCGTGCCAACCACTGGCACACCGACGTCACGTTCGTCCTCAACCCGCCGCAGGCCACCACCCTGCGCAGCATCACGATCCCGCCGTACGGCGGCGAGACACTGATCGCCAACGCGGCGGCGGCCTACCGGGACCTGCCCGAGCCGCTGCGACGGCTGGCCGACGGCCTGTGGGCCGAGCACACCAACGACTACGACTACGCGGTGCCGGACGAGGAGATCGACGCGGAGAAGGCCGAGCAGCGCGCCCGGTTCACGTCGATCACGTACCGCACGGCCCACCCGGTGGTCCGGGTGCACCCGCTGACCGGTGAACGCGGCCTGTTCATCGGCGGGTTCGCGCAGCGGATCGTGGGGCTGTCGCTCGGCGAGTCCCGCAAGGTCCTCGATCTGCTCCAGTCGTACGTGACCCGCCCGGAGAACGTGTTGCGGCACCGCTGGTCGGAGAACCAGCTCGTCGTCTTCGACAACCGCATCACGCAGCACTACGCCATCGACAACTACGACGGTCTGCCGCGCCGGCTGCACCGGGTGACCGTCGCCGGTGACGTTCCGGTCGGCATCGAGGGCAAGGAGAGCTACTCGATTGAGGGGGACGCCTCGCACTATACGTCCGTGGCCACCCGGGAGGAGGCGACGCCCGTAGCCGCGTAG
- a CDS encoding amino acid permease — MPSTSVKAPQEPDASLSHGLKQRHLSMIALGGVIGAGLFVGSGAGIAAAGPSIVLAYALSGLLVMLVMRMLGEMSAAYPSSGSFSAHAERAIGPWAGFTAGWSFWVLLCTAVGLEGIGAAKIVTGWLPGTPEWAWVALFMLVFLGTNLAAVKNFGEFEFWFAALKVGAISLFLVLGVLAVAGVLPGTEAPGLTNLTGEGGLLPGGADGLVIGLLASIFAYGGLETVTIAAAESDDPVKGVAMAVRTAMWRIALFYIGSMAVIVTLVPWDSKEVVEKGPYVAALDHLGIPGAGQVMNVVVLVALLSAMNANIYGSSRIAYSLVARGQGPKVIGRVSGGVPRIAVLASSVFGFLCVLLSYWRPDDVFPWLLNMIGAVVLVVWILIAVSQLLLRRRIEREAPERLVVRMWAFPWLTWVALAGMAAIFVLMAREPGTRTQLYWTGGMTLVLAVAGYARQRVRATR, encoded by the coding sequence ATGCCCAGCACCTCCGTCAAGGCTCCACAAGAGCCCGACGCGTCCCTGTCCCACGGCCTCAAGCAGCGCCACCTCTCGATGATCGCCCTCGGCGGTGTGATCGGCGCGGGCCTCTTCGTCGGGTCCGGGGCGGGCATCGCCGCCGCCGGTCCGTCGATCGTCCTCGCGTACGCGCTCTCCGGGCTCCTCGTCATGCTGGTGATGCGGATGCTCGGTGAGATGTCCGCCGCGTACCCCTCCTCGGGCTCCTTCTCCGCGCACGCCGAGCGCGCCATCGGTCCGTGGGCGGGCTTCACGGCCGGCTGGTCGTTCTGGGTGCTGCTCTGCACGGCCGTGGGCCTGGAGGGCATCGGCGCCGCGAAGATCGTGACGGGGTGGCTGCCCGGGACGCCCGAGTGGGCCTGGGTGGCGCTGTTCATGCTGGTGTTCCTCGGCACCAACCTGGCCGCCGTGAAGAACTTCGGCGAGTTCGAGTTCTGGTTCGCCGCGCTGAAGGTCGGCGCGATCTCCCTGTTCCTGGTGCTGGGCGTGCTGGCCGTCGCCGGTGTCCTGCCCGGCACCGAGGCGCCCGGCCTCACCAACCTCACCGGCGAGGGAGGTCTGCTGCCCGGCGGTGCGGACGGCCTGGTCATCGGACTGCTGGCGTCGATCTTCGCGTACGGCGGTCTGGAGACCGTGACGATCGCGGCGGCCGAGTCCGATGACCCGGTGAAGGGCGTGGCCATGGCGGTCCGTACGGCGATGTGGCGCATCGCCCTCTTCTACATCGGCTCCATGGCGGTCATCGTGACCCTCGTCCCGTGGGACTCGAAGGAGGTCGTGGAGAAGGGCCCGTACGTCGCCGCCCTGGACCACCTGGGCATCCCCGGCGCCGGTCAGGTGATGAACGTGGTCGTGCTGGTGGCCCTGCTGAGCGCGATGAACGCCAACATCTACGGCTCGTCCCGGATCGCCTACTCGCTGGTGGCGCGCGGGCAGGGCCCGAAGGTGATCGGCCGGGTCTCGGGCGGGGTTCCCCGGATCGCGGTGCTGGCGTCCAGCGTCTTCGGTTTCCTCTGCGTCCTGCTGAGCTACTGGCGCCCCGACGACGTCTTCCCCTGGCTCCTCAACATGATCGGGGCGGTCGTCCTCGTCGTCTGGATCCTCATCGCCGTCTCGCAGTTGCTCCTGCGCCGCCGTATCGAGCGTGAGGCCCCGGAGCGGCTGGTCGTGCGGATGTGGGCGTTCCCCTGGCTGACGTGGGTGGCGCTCGCGGGGATGGCCGCGATCTTCGTCCTGATGGCCCGGGAGCCGGGGACGCGGACGCAGTTGTACTGGACGGGCGGGATGACGCTGGTCCTGGCGGTGGCCGGGTACGCCCGGCAGCGGGTGCGCGCCACGCGCTGA
- a CDS encoding superoxide dismutase, which yields MPVYTLPELPYDYAALAPVISPEIIELHHDKHHAAYVKGANDTLEQLAEARDKETWGAINGLEKNLAFHLSGHILHSIYWQNMTGDGGGEPLEKDGVGELADAIAESFGSFAGFKAQLTKAAATTQGSGWGVLAYEPLSGRLVVEQVYDHQGNVGQGSTPILVFDAWEHAFYLQYKNQKVDFIDAMWAVVNWQDVARRYAAAKSRADVLLLAP from the coding sequence ATGCCCGTCTACACGCTTCCCGAACTGCCGTACGACTACGCGGCGCTGGCGCCCGTGATCAGCCCCGAGATCATCGAGCTGCACCACGACAAGCACCACGCGGCGTACGTCAAGGGAGCCAACGACACGCTGGAGCAGCTGGCCGAGGCGCGGGACAAGGAGACCTGGGGGGCGATCAACGGCCTGGAGAAGAACCTGGCCTTCCACCTCTCCGGCCACATCCTGCACTCGATCTACTGGCAGAACATGACCGGTGACGGTGGCGGCGAGCCCCTGGAGAAGGACGGCGTCGGCGAGCTGGCGGACGCGATCGCCGAGTCCTTCGGCTCCTTCGCGGGCTTCAAGGCCCAGTTGACCAAGGCCGCCGCGACCACGCAGGGCTCGGGCTGGGGTGTCCTCGCCTACGAGCCGCTCAGCGGGCGGCTGGTCGTCGAGCAGGTCTACGACCACCAGGGCAACGTCGGCCAGGGCTCCACCCCGATCCTGGTCTTCGACGCCTGGGAGCACGCCTTCTACCTGCAGTACAAGAACCAGAAGGTCGACTTCATCGACGCCATGTGGGCCGTCGTCAACTGGCAGGACGTGGCCCGCCGTTACGCCGCCGCCAAATCGCGCGCGGATGTGCTGCTGCTGGCCCCCTGA
- a CDS encoding DsbA family protein, which translates to MTEQTSGKAPVDFWFDPLCPWAWMTSRWVLEVEKVRDIEVRWHLMSLAVLNEPKLDELPEEYRELLEKKAWGPVRVVIAAQEEHGAEVLGDLYTALGTRIHNQGEGPEKETVAAALKDVGLPDSLMDHWDSTPYEPQLRASHKEGIDKVGQDVGTPVIAVPGADGEQIAFFGPVVTPAPKGEEAAKLWDGTLLVASVPGFYEIKRTRTQGPDFSNLL; encoded by the coding sequence ATGACCGAGCAGACCTCCGGCAAGGCTCCTGTCGACTTCTGGTTCGACCCGCTGTGCCCCTGGGCCTGGATGACCTCGCGGTGGGTGCTGGAGGTGGAGAAGGTCCGGGACATCGAGGTCCGCTGGCACCTGATGAGCCTCGCGGTACTGAACGAGCCCAAGCTCGACGAGCTGCCCGAGGAGTACCGCGAGCTGCTGGAGAAGAAGGCGTGGGGTCCGGTGCGGGTCGTCATAGCCGCCCAGGAGGAGCACGGCGCCGAGGTCCTCGGTGACCTCTACACCGCGCTCGGCACCCGTATCCACAACCAGGGCGAGGGCCCGGAGAAGGAGACGGTCGCCGCGGCCCTGAAGGACGTCGGCCTGCCCGACTCCCTCATGGACCACTGGGACTCCACCCCGTACGAGCCGCAGCTGCGCGCCTCCCACAAGGAGGGCATCGACAAGGTCGGCCAGGACGTCGGCACGCCCGTCATCGCCGTCCCCGGCGCCGACGGCGAGCAGATCGCCTTCTTCGGCCCGGTCGTCACCCCCGCCCCGAAGGGCGAGGAGGCCGCCAAGCTCTGGGACGGCACCCTCCTCGTCGCCTCGGTCCCCGGCTTCTACGAGATCAAGCGCACCCGCACCCAGGGCCCCGACTTCAGCAACCTTCTTTAA